One stretch of Juglans microcarpa x Juglans regia isolate MS1-56 chromosome 3D, Jm3101_v1.0, whole genome shotgun sequence DNA includes these proteins:
- the LOC121256553 gene encoding uncharacterized protein LOC121256553 — MTLRTINCWRSTTNHVSATLLPCRSSTFSGGELLHLYGVQKVLPSKLFRGFRLNTRAFASRNSVRKSRRDDVQPPKSEADNTPTNVQVDSMVSSFENSAAQNSSTIPSRSTVLQACTVTSGLIAALGIIIRQVSHVASLEGLPILDCSTEVSFGFEMWHLELVTGLVVLVSSCRYLLLKTWPDFAESSEAANQQVLSSLLLLDYIIVAFLPGISEELLFRGALLPLLGFDWKSILLVAAVFGVLHLGSGRKYSFAVWASFVGLVYGYATIVSSSVIVPMASHAVNNLIGGILWRYTSNTSEKS; from the exons GTGGGGAGCTCCTTCATCTTTATGGTGTGCAAAAGGTTCTACCTTCTAAATTGTTCAGG GGTTTTAGACTAAACACAAGGGCTTTTGCTAGTCGGAATTCGGTAAGGAAATCGAGAAGAGATGATGTACAACCACCAAAGAGTGAAGCAGataatactcccacaaatgttcaagTTGACAGCATGGTTTCCTCTTTTGAAAATTCAGCTGCACAGAATTCTTCAACAATTCCTTCCAGGAGTACTGTGCTTCAGGCATGCACTGTCACTTCAGGATTAATAGCAGCTCTGGGTATTATAATTCGGCAG GTATCTCATGTTGCATCATTGGAAGGATTGCCAATCCTTGACTGTTCTACAGAAGTGTCAT TTGGTTTTGAGATGTGGCATCTTGAGTTGGTTACTGGATTAGTTGTACTCGTATCATCGTGCAGATATCTACTACTGAAAACGTGGCCAGATTTTGCTGAGTCTAGTGAAGCAGCTAATCAGCAG GTCCTTTCTTCACTTCTGCTTTTGGATTACATAATCGTTGCATTTCTTCCCGGTATTAGTGAG GAACTGCTTTTCCGCGGTGCACTTCTACCACTTTTGGGATTCGATTGGAAGAGTATCTTGCTGGTTGCTGCAGTTTTTGGTGTTCTACACTTGGGCAGTGGTCGAAAGTACTCCTTTGCAGTCTG GGCATCTTTTGTTGGACTTGTATATGGTTATGCCACGATTGTGTCTTCCAGCGTCATCGTTCCAATGGCTTCTCATGCAGTGAACAATCTGATTGGCGGAATTTTGTGGAGATACACATCAAACACATCTGAGAAATCATGA
- the LOC121255774 gene encoding regulator of G-protein signaling 1: MASCAVEGGCATDYLAIAISMLSMILLLSRFILPFVVHKVPRTKNSGFWIPVIQVFASFNLLLSIVMSVNFLKFKKRHWWQSCYVWAVWFEGPLGFGLLLSCRLTQAFQLYYIFVKRRLPPIRSYIILPLILLPWIAGAAFIHMKQPLNPRCHMGAHWIIPVISLHTSYVSALVGFTGAVRHIDFRFDELRDLWRGILVSASSIGLWVAAYVLNEIRDDISWLQVASRFLLLIMASILVLAFFSMSSSQPLLSQISLRKRESREFGSMGEALGIPDSGLLQQREPAQVIDPNEPLDKLLLDKRFRQSFTAFADSCLAGESVHFYDEVHELGKISLDDSVRRIYMARHIIDKYIVAGAAMEVNISHRSRQEILTTADLAHPTLFSNALNELMQLIKMNLAKDYWSSMYFMKFKEDASMRSNDREPEQMTGWNFSPRLSSVHGADDPFHQEHFCKSSGIDVHDSDIQLTRNGE, translated from the exons ATGGCAAGCTGTGCAGTGGAAGGAGGCTGTGCTACTGACTACTTGGCTATTGCCATATCCATGCTATCTATGATCTT GCTTCTCTCACGGTTCATTTTACCCTTTGTGGTTCACAAAGTTCCTCGGACAAAAAACAGTGGCTTCTGGATTCCAGTAATCCAAGTTTTTGCTAGCTTCAACCTTCTGTTGTCGATTGTG ATGTCCGTCAATTTCCTCAAATTCAAGAAGAGGCATTGGTGGCAGTCTTGCTATGTTTGGGCAG TCTGGTTTGAAGGCCCCCTTGGATTTGGTTTGCTGCTAAGCTGTCGTTTGACGCAGGCCTTCCAACTATATTACATATTTGTCAA GAGGCGTTTACCACCAATAAGATCTTATATAATTCTTCCACTTATTCTATTGCCATGGATTGCTGGGGCTGCAT TTATCCATATGAAGCAGCCTCTAAATCCTAGGTGCCATATGGGGGCTCACTGGATCATTCCAGTCATTTCACTCCACACATCATATGTTTCAGCTTTAGTTGGATTCACTGGGGCTGTTCGGCATATAGACTTCAGGTTTGATGAACTCAGAGACCTCTGGCGAGGAATACTTGTCTCAGCATCTTCCATCG GATTATGGGTCGCTGCTTACGTCTTGAATGAAATTCGTGATGATATCTCATGGCTTCAGGTTGCCTCCAGATTTCTCCTTTTGATTATG GCAAGTATTTTAGTGCTAGCTTTCTTCTCTATGTCAAGTTCACAACCTCTACTCTCACAAATCAGCTTAAGGAAAAGGGAGTCTCGAGAGTTTGGGTCAATGGGCGAGGCTCTGGGTATACCTGACAGTGGACTTCTACAGCAGAGGGAACCAGCTCAAGTCATAGATCCTAATGAACCATTGGATAAGCTTCTTCTAGACAAAAGATTTCGCCAGTCCTTCACGGCATTTGCAGACAG TTGTTTGGCCGGGGAGAGTGTGCATTTCTATGATGAGGTGCATGAGCTTGGTAAAATATCTCTAGATGACTCTGTAAGAAGGATATATATGGCGCGACATATTATTGACAAGTACATAGTTGCAG GTGCGGCAATGGAGGTAAACATTTCTCACCGAAGCCGACAAGAAATTTTGACCACTGCTGATCTGGCGCACCCTACTCTCTTCAGTAATGCGTTAAATGAGCTGATGCAATTGATAAAAATG AATTTGGCAAAAGATTACTGGTCATCCATGTACTTCATGAAGTTTAAAGAAGACGCCAGTATGAGATCCAATGACCGTGAGCCAGAACAGATGACAGGCTGGAACTTCTCTCCTAGGTTGAGTTCTGTACATGGTGCTGATGATCCCTTTCACCAAGAACACTTTTGTAAGAGCTCAGGCATCGACGTTCATGATTCAGACATACAATTAACTAGGAATGGTGAATAG